One region of Trichosurus vulpecula isolate mTriVul1 chromosome 1, mTriVul1.pri, whole genome shotgun sequence genomic DNA includes:
- the LOC118833486 gene encoding zinc finger protein 3-like has product MNLTQQHRIHTGEKPFECSDCGKAFYQKTDLIRHCRIHTAEKPFKCNDCGKAFPRCTTPTLHQKTHTGEKPYECNECGKTLRSSSNLTQHQSTHTGIKPHQCSVCGKACSQKSDLTHHGSIHTGEKPYKCSECGKIFRQKSDLMQHFRIHTGEKPFKCGKAFPCITTLTRHKRTHTEEKPYECNECEKAFTQNAGLSFHRRIHPRKKS; this is encoded by the coding sequence ATGAATCTTACACAACAgcacagaattcatactggagaaaaaccttttgaatGCAGTGACTGTGGAAAGGCCTTCTACCAGAAGACAGATCTTATTCGTCATTGCAGGATTCATACTGCAGAAAAACCATTTAAATGCAATGATTGTGGGAAAGCCTTTCCCAGATGTACAACACCAACTCTACATCAAaaaactcatactggagagaaaccctatgaatgcaatgaatgtgggaaaacatTACGATCAAGTTCTAATCTTACGCAGCACCAGAGTACTCATACAGGAATAAAACCTCATCAGTGCAGTGTATGTGGGAAGGCATGTTCTCAAAAGTCTGATCTTACTCATCATGGTagtattcatactggagagaaaccatataaatGCAGTGAATGTGGAAAGATCTTTCGCCAGAAGTCAGATCTTATGCAACACTTcaggattcatactggagagaaacctttcaaatgtgggaaagcctttccaTGTATCACAACATTGACTCGACATAAGAGAACTCATACTgaagagaaaccctatgaatgcaatgaatgtgaaAAGGCCTTCACACAGAATGCAGGTCTTTCATTCCATAGAAGAATTCATCCCAGAAAGAAGTCTTAG
- the LOC118833484 gene encoding zinc finger protein 383-like isoform X1 produces MTPVLLLATVPQEWVTFKDVAVDFTPEEWGHLSLSQKELYRDVMLENFRNLVCLGLAVSKPDVISQLERGEVPWMPEGEDLRCRCADWETRTENKEASPGLGILMEESSHETLKRDCPCVLKVGEAWQYVVGLEKKQRNEDKHLQQLKINSKNPPDKIRGQRCIKCGQHFCLRPVLFPQRVSVAKILRQCNGFYSDLRKGQQICSDKRVCKSGEYEKSPIYNSDFIECHQLSPGERGYESIEYRSSPITSLQAVQMGENLYECDECGKGFRRSTHLIRHQTIHTGKKPYRCNECGKNFRQSAQLTRHQIIHTGEKPYECNECGKAFKHSSSLASHHRIHSGEKPYECNECGKAFRESSHLTRHQRIHTGEKPYECNECGKAFSRSTELTRHQTVHTGEKPFECNECGKAFPQRTQLTQHQRIHTGEKPYECNECGKAFCLNLQLNRHQRLHTGEKHYECSECGKAFNYSSSLSYHRRIHTREKPYECSDCGKAFNRSSSLASHHRIHTGEKPYECHVCGKAFCQSTQLTRHQRVHIGGKPHECNTCGKTFNQCTHQVVHIGETPYKCTE; encoded by the exons ATGACCCCTGTGCTCCTCCTAGCCACAGTTCCCCAG GAATgggtgacattcaaggatgtggctgtggacttcaccccGGAAGAGTGGGGGCACCTCAGTCTCTCTCAGAAGGAGCTCTACAGGGACGTGATGCTGGAGAACTTTAGGAACCTGGTCTGTCTGG GGCTTGCTGTGTCCAAACCAGATGTGATCTCCCAGCTGGAGCGAGGTGAAGTACCTTGGATGCCAGAGGGAGAAGACCTGAGATGCAGGTGTGCAG ATTGGGAaacaagaactgaaaacaaagaggCATCTCCAGGGTTGGGTATTCTTATGGAAGAATCATCTCACGAAACACTCAAAAGGGATTGTCCTTGTGTCCTCAAAGTGGGAGAAGCCTGGCAATATGTTGTTGGGTtggaaaagaagcagagaaatgaaGATAAACATCTTCAGCAATTAAAGATCAACTCGAAAAATCCTCCTGATAAAATAAGAGGCCAGCGATGTATTAAATGCGGCCAACATTTCTGTCTAAGGCCAGTCCTTTTTCCCCAGAGAGTTTCTGTAGCAAAAATTCTCCGTCAGTGTAATGGCTTTTATTCAGACCTGAGGAAAGGTCAGCAGATCTGTTCAGACAAGAGAGTTTGTAAGTCTGGTGAATATGAGAAATCCCCCATTTACAACTCTGACTTTATTGAGTGTCATCAGCTAAGCCCTGGAGAGAGAGGTTATGAGTCCATTGAATACAGGAGCTCACCCATTACTTCCCTTCAGGCAGTgcagatgggagagaatttgtatgaatgtgatgaatgtgggaaaggcttTCGTCGGAGCACACATCTTATTCGACATCAAACAATTCATACTGGAAAGAAACCATACagatgtaatgaatgtgggaagaacTTCCGACAGAGTGCACAACTTACCCGACATCAgataattcatactggagagaaaccttatgaatgtaatgaatgtggcaagGCCTTCAAACACAGCTCATCTCTTGCTTCCCATCATAgaattcatagtggagagaaaccttatgagtgtaatgaatgtggcaagGCCTTCCGTGAGAGCTCACACCTTACACGacatcagaggattcatactggagaaaaaccttatgagtgtaatgaatgtggaaaggcttttagccGGAGCACTGAACTTACACGACATCAGAcagttcatactggagagaaaccttttgaatgtaatgaatgtgggaaagcattCCCTCAGAGGACACAGCTTACtcaacaccagagaattcatactggggagaaaccttatgaatgtaatgaatgtgggaaggccttttgTCTGAACTTACAGCTTAACCGACATCAGCgacttcatactggagagaaacattatgaatgcagtgaatgtggaaaggccttcaacTACAGCTCATCCCTTTCTTACCACCGCAGGATTCATACcagagagaaaccatatgaatgtagtgactgtgggaaggccttcaatCGTAGCTCATCCCTTGCTTctcatcacagaattcatactggagagaaaccttatgaatgtcatgtatgtgggaaggccttctgcCAGAGCACCCAACTTACTCGACATCAGAGAGTTCATATTGGGGGAAAACCTCATGAATGTAATacatgtggaaagacttttaacCAGTGCACACACCAGGTAGTTCATATTGGAGAGACACCCTATAAGTGTACAGAATGA
- the LOC118833484 gene encoding zinc finger protein 501-like isoform X2: MPEGEDLRCRCADWETRTENKEASPGLGILMEESSHETLKRDCPCVLKVGEAWQYVVGLEKKQRNEDKHLQQLKINSKNPPDKIRGQRCIKCGQHFCLRPVLFPQRVSVAKILRQCNGFYSDLRKGQQICSDKRVCKSGEYEKSPIYNSDFIECHQLSPGERGYESIEYRSSPITSLQAVQMGENLYECDECGKGFRRSTHLIRHQTIHTGKKPYRCNECGKNFRQSAQLTRHQIIHTGEKPYECNECGKAFKHSSSLASHHRIHSGEKPYECNECGKAFRESSHLTRHQRIHTGEKPYECNECGKAFSRSTELTRHQTVHTGEKPFECNECGKAFPQRTQLTQHQRIHTGEKPYECNECGKAFCLNLQLNRHQRLHTGEKHYECSECGKAFNYSSSLSYHRRIHTREKPYECSDCGKAFNRSSSLASHHRIHTGEKPYECHVCGKAFCQSTQLTRHQRVHIGGKPHECNTCGKTFNQCTHQVVHIGETPYKCTE; encoded by the exons ATGCCAGAGGGAGAAGACCTGAGATGCAGGTGTGCAG ATTGGGAaacaagaactgaaaacaaagaggCATCTCCAGGGTTGGGTATTCTTATGGAAGAATCATCTCACGAAACACTCAAAAGGGATTGTCCTTGTGTCCTCAAAGTGGGAGAAGCCTGGCAATATGTTGTTGGGTtggaaaagaagcagagaaatgaaGATAAACATCTTCAGCAATTAAAGATCAACTCGAAAAATCCTCCTGATAAAATAAGAGGCCAGCGATGTATTAAATGCGGCCAACATTTCTGTCTAAGGCCAGTCCTTTTTCCCCAGAGAGTTTCTGTAGCAAAAATTCTCCGTCAGTGTAATGGCTTTTATTCAGACCTGAGGAAAGGTCAGCAGATCTGTTCAGACAAGAGAGTTTGTAAGTCTGGTGAATATGAGAAATCCCCCATTTACAACTCTGACTTTATTGAGTGTCATCAGCTAAGCCCTGGAGAGAGAGGTTATGAGTCCATTGAATACAGGAGCTCACCCATTACTTCCCTTCAGGCAGTgcagatgggagagaatttgtatgaatgtgatgaatgtgggaaaggcttTCGTCGGAGCACACATCTTATTCGACATCAAACAATTCATACTGGAAAGAAACCATACagatgtaatgaatgtgggaagaacTTCCGACAGAGTGCACAACTTACCCGACATCAgataattcatactggagagaaaccttatgaatgtaatgaatgtggcaagGCCTTCAAACACAGCTCATCTCTTGCTTCCCATCATAgaattcatagtggagagaaaccttatgagtgtaatgaatgtggcaagGCCTTCCGTGAGAGCTCACACCTTACACGacatcagaggattcatactggagaaaaaccttatgagtgtaatgaatgtggaaaggcttttagccGGAGCACTGAACTTACACGACATCAGAcagttcatactggagagaaaccttttgaatgtaatgaatgtgggaaagcattCCCTCAGAGGACACAGCTTACtcaacaccagagaattcatactggggagaaaccttatgaatgtaatgaatgtgggaaggccttttgTCTGAACTTACAGCTTAACCGACATCAGCgacttcatactggagagaaacattatgaatgcagtgaatgtggaaaggccttcaacTACAGCTCATCCCTTTCTTACCACCGCAGGATTCATACcagagagaaaccatatgaatgtagtgactgtgggaaggccttcaatCGTAGCTCATCCCTTGCTTctcatcacagaattcatactggagagaaaccttatgaatgtcatgtatgtgggaaggccttctgcCAGAGCACCCAACTTACTCGACATCAGAGAGTTCATATTGGGGGAAAACCTCATGAATGTAATacatgtggaaagacttttaacCAGTGCACACACCAGGTAGTTCATATTGGAGAGACACCCTATAAGTGTACAGAATGA